In a genomic window of Epinephelus lanceolatus isolate andai-2023 chromosome 3, ASM4190304v1, whole genome shotgun sequence:
- the LOC117255094 gene encoding pyrin domain-containing protein 1-like, producing MQVPLLILDTLDGLGTDDFKRFRWNLTQPVLDGCQPIRKGHLENADKQDTVSRMIDSYGEETAVNITVEILRRMNHNNAAQKLKQAYAGGSTGGSTAAQNTHATPPSSSSSSLGLTPAAGASVCAQGKSVIVAPNISGTSSGVSINMNINTQ from the exons ATGCAGGTTCCTCTTCTGATCTTAGACACTCTGGATGGGCTGGGCACTGATGACTTCAAGAGGTTTCGGTGGAACCTCACTCAGCCGGTGCTGGACGGCTGTCAGCCCATTCGTAAGGGCCATCTAGAGAATGCAGACAAGCAGGACACCGTCAGTAGGATGATAGACAGCTATGGTGAAGAAACAGCTGTGAACATAACTGTTGAAATCCTGAGGAGAATGAACCACAACAACGCTGCACAGAAGTTGAAGCAAGCATATGCAG GTGGATCAACAGGTGGATCAACAGCTGCACAGAACACCCATGCtacacctccctcctcctcctcctcctccttgggTTTAACTCCTGCAGCTGGTGCTTCAGTTTGTGCCCAGGGTAAAAGTGTTATCGTGGCACCCAACATCTCAGGCACCAGCTCTGGTGTATCAATTAACATGAACATAAATACACAGTAA
- the LOC117254771 gene encoding caspase b-like isoform X2 — MLVPQLLLETLEELQDDDFETLKWYLSMNILEGCKPIPKSRLGKAPRTNTVSRMIESYGEESAVKVTVEILRKMGNNNAAEKLKSRYAGGKTTKPPTAAPVAPPAAPPAAPATLLDQLLARPPWEGGVRIV, encoded by the exons ATGCTGGTTCCGCAGCTGCTCCTTGAGACTCTGGAAGAGCTGCAAGATGATGACTTCGAAACACTCAAGTGGTACCTCTCCATGAACATCTTGGAGGGCTGCAAACCAATTCCTAAATCCCGTCTGGGTAAGGCACCCCGGACAAACACTGTGAGCAGGATGATAGAGAGCTACGGCGAAGAGTCGGCTGTGaaggtcactgttgagattctGAGGAAGATGGGAAATAACAACGCTGCAGAGAAATTAAAGAGCAGATATGCAG gggggaaaacaacaaaaccacctaCTGCTGCTCCTGTAgcacctcctgctgctcctcctgctgctccggCCACACTGTTGGATCAGCTACTGGCACGACCACCCTGGGAGGGGGGAGTACGCATTgtatag